One segment of Pseudomonas sp. FP2196 DNA contains the following:
- the yrfG gene encoding GMP/IMP nucleotidase — MPSLPWSDIDTVLLDMDGTLLDLHFDNHFWLEHLPQRYADLHGVSRAMAEMELQPLFERHAGQLQWYCLDFWSAELKLSVRELKQETAHLIALRPDADTFLEAIKQAGKRVIMITNAHRDSLSLKLERIELAPYFERLISSHDYGYPKENPQFWDALQADIGFDPARSLFIDDTLPILRSARNFGVAHLLAVKEPDSRKGPKDTAEFAAVEDYRDLITGL, encoded by the coding sequence ATGCCTTCATTACCGTGGTCCGACATCGATACCGTTCTGCTGGACATGGACGGCACGTTGCTGGATCTGCACTTCGACAACCATTTCTGGCTGGAGCACCTGCCCCAACGCTACGCCGATCTCCACGGGGTCAGCCGGGCCATGGCCGAGATGGAATTGCAGCCGTTGTTCGAGCGCCACGCCGGCCAGTTGCAGTGGTATTGCCTGGATTTCTGGAGTGCCGAACTGAAGCTGTCGGTGCGCGAGCTGAAACAGGAAACCGCACACCTGATCGCCCTGCGTCCGGATGCCGATACCTTTCTGGAGGCGATAAAACAGGCCGGCAAACGGGTGATCATGATCACCAACGCGCACCGTGATTCGCTGTCGTTGAAGCTGGAGCGGATTGAACTGGCACCCTATTTCGAACGGTTGATCAGCTCGCACGATTACGGTTACCCCAAGGAGAATCCACAGTTCTGGGATGCCCTGCAGGCGGATATCGGCTTCGATCCCGCGCGCAGTCTGTTTATCGACGACACCTTGCCGATCCTGCGCAGCGCGCGGAATTTCGGTGTGGCGCACTTGTTGGCGGTCAAAGAACCGGACAGCCGCAAAGGGCCGAAAGATACTGCGGAGTTTGCAGCGGTCGAGGATTACCGGGATTTGATCACAGGCCTCTGA
- the aguB gene encoding N-carbamoylputrescine amidase, with the protein MSRIVTVAATQMACSWDLEANLETAERLVREAAAKGAQIILIQELFEAPYFCQKPNPDYLQLATTVEENVAIKHFQKIARELQVVLPISFYELAGRARFNSIAIIDADGSNLGIYRKSHIPDGPGYHEKYYFNPGDTGFKVWNTRYAKIGVGICWDQWFPEAARAMALQGAEILFYPTAIGSEPHDKSISSRDHWQRVQQGHAGANLMPLIASNRIGNEEQDGYDITFYGSSFIANQFGEKVQELNKTEEGILVHTFNLDELEHIRSAWGSFRDRRPNLYGALKTLDGSLES; encoded by the coding sequence ATGAGCCGTATCGTTACCGTCGCCGCCACGCAGATGGCCTGTTCGTGGGATCTGGAAGCCAACCTCGAAACCGCCGAAAGACTGGTGCGCGAAGCCGCCGCCAAAGGCGCGCAGATCATCCTTATCCAGGAGCTGTTCGAAGCGCCGTACTTCTGCCAGAAGCCCAACCCGGACTATCTGCAACTGGCCACTACGGTGGAAGAAAACGTCGCGATCAAACATTTCCAGAAAATCGCCCGAGAGCTGCAAGTGGTGCTGCCAATCAGCTTCTACGAGCTGGCCGGTCGTGCGCGTTTCAACAGCATCGCGATCATCGATGCCGACGGCAGCAACCTCGGGATTTATCGTAAAAGCCACATCCCGGATGGCCCGGGTTACCACGAAAAGTATTACTTCAATCCGGGCGATACCGGCTTCAAGGTCTGGAATACCCGTTACGCAAAAATCGGCGTGGGCATCTGCTGGGATCAGTGGTTCCCGGAAGCGGCGCGGGCGATGGCGCTACAAGGTGCGGAAATCCTGTTCTACCCGACCGCCATCGGCAGCGAGCCGCACGACAAGAGCATTTCGTCGCGCGATCACTGGCAGCGCGTGCAGCAGGGCCATGCCGGCGCCAACCTGATGCCGCTGATCGCCAGTAACCGTATTGGCAACGAAGAGCAGGACGGCTACGACATCACGTTCTACGGCTCATCGTTTATCGCCAACCAATTCGGCGAAAAAGTGCAGGAGCTGAATAAAACCGAAGAAGGTATTCTTGTGCACACTTTCAACCTCGACGAGCTCGAACATATTCGCAGCGCGTGGGGTTCATTCCGCGACCGCCGACCAAATCTGTACGGCGCGTTGAAAACCCTCGACGGTTCCCTGGAGTCCTGA
- the nudE gene encoding ADP compounds hydrolase NudE translates to MRQKPTVLAREIVATSRLFCVEELKLRFSNGVERTYERLVGKGAGYGAVMIVAMLDAEHAVLVEEYCGGTDEYELSLPKGLIEPGEDVLAAAERELKEEAGFGARQLEHLTELSLSPGYMSQKIQVVLATDLYEERLEGDEPEPMRVDKVNLRELSALALNPQFSEGRALAALYLTRDLLSQRGVFSYE, encoded by the coding sequence ATGCGCCAGAAACCCACTGTACTTGCCCGCGAGATCGTCGCCACCAGTCGCCTGTTTTGCGTCGAAGAACTGAAGCTGCGTTTTTCCAACGGTGTGGAGCGCACTTACGAACGGTTGGTCGGCAAGGGTGCGGGATACGGCGCGGTGATGATCGTGGCGATGCTCGATGCCGAGCACGCGGTGCTGGTCGAGGAATACTGCGGCGGCACTGACGAATACGAGTTGTCCTTGCCTAAAGGTTTGATCGAGCCGGGCGAAGATGTATTGGCGGCGGCCGAGCGTGAACTCAAGGAAGAGGCGGGTTTCGGCGCACGGCAACTGGAACATCTGACCGAGTTGTCGCTGTCGCCCGGTTACATGAGCCAGAAGATTCAGGTGGTGCTGGCCACCGATCTTTACGAGGAACGTCTGGAGGGCGATGAGCCCGAGCCGATGCGGGTCGACAAGGTCAACTTGCGTGAGTTGTCGGCGCTGGCGCTGAATCCGCAGTTTTCCGAAGGGCGCGCCTTGGCGGCGCTTTATTTGACCCGCGACCTGCTGAGTCAGCGCGGTGTTTTCAGTTATGAGTGA
- a CDS encoding aminotransferase, with protein sequence MPLATLIHRASLPSPQVSEAQALQWLAEHYGLGGTLQALGSQQDLNYRVDSERGRFVLKICRGDYALVELQAQHAGLKYLAEHCAVNVPRVIAANNGQDLLTLQVDGEPVHVRLLDYIEGQPLTHLDHLGHEVVAGFGRLCGEMDLALAGFDHPGLERTLQWDARHASALISHLLPVIKDDQQRALIADAAEQAERHLQPLVDKLPVQAIHMDITDDNAVWQRDAQRHWQLQGVIDFGDLIRTWRITDLSVTCAALLHHAGGDPFVILPAVQAYHAVNPLQSEELQALWPLIVARAAVLVLSGEQQVSIDPANTYSRDNLTHEWEIFRVATSVPLALMEAAILSSVGQTLPVINGEGFAPLLPSLVGREFALIDLGVLSAHFEAGNWEQEGIDQRLLNEAAAAHGLAASRYGQYRLSRTRPDSADEPDTFPLHVELRVPNSTPVESPFAGVVHQCAEGALQLDGPQLSVRLWGVTPSLHSGAALVKGQVLGSVSGPLIVQLSRGAQLAAPLFCAPSRAAAWQALCPSPAALLGLACDAEPELDAKTLLERRDASFARTQKHYYVDPPRIERGWRNHLIDMLGRSYLDMLNNVAVLGHGHPRMAAVAARQWSLLNTNSRFNYAAVAEFSERLLKLAPEGMDRVFLVNSGSEANDLAIRLAWAYSGGRDMVSVLEAYHGWTIGADAVSTSIADNPKALESRPDWVHPVIAPNIYRGKFRGLDSAPDYVRSVEHHLAKIAEHKRQLAGFICEPVYGNAGGISLPPGYLQQVYALVRAQGGVCIADEVQVGYGRMGHFFWGFEEQGVVPDIICMAKGMGNGQPLGAVITRREIAEALEAEGYFFSSAGGSPVSCQIGMAVLDVMEEEKLWENAQVVGGHFKARLEALIDKHPLVGAVHGSGFYLGVELIRNRDTLEPATEETTLLCDRLRELGIFMQPTGDDLNILKIKPPMVTSQRSVDFFVDMLDQVLTEGL encoded by the coding sequence ATGCCGCTCGCCACGTTGATTCATCGCGCCAGTTTGCCCAGCCCGCAGGTTTCAGAGGCGCAGGCCCTGCAATGGCTCGCCGAACACTACGGCCTCGGTGGCACGTTGCAGGCCCTCGGCAGTCAGCAGGATCTCAACTATCGCGTAGACAGTGAGCGCGGGCGGTTTGTGCTGAAAATCTGCCGTGGCGATTACGCCCTTGTCGAGTTGCAGGCCCAGCATGCCGGCCTCAAGTATCTGGCCGAACACTGCGCAGTAAATGTGCCGCGGGTGATTGCCGCCAATAACGGTCAGGACCTGCTGACGCTGCAAGTCGATGGCGAGCCGGTACACGTGCGACTGCTGGATTACATCGAAGGTCAGCCGCTCACCCATCTTGATCACTTGGGCCATGAGGTGGTGGCCGGGTTTGGCCGGCTCTGCGGTGAGATGGACCTGGCGCTGGCCGGGTTCGACCACCCGGGCCTTGAGCGCACATTGCAATGGGACGCGCGCCATGCCAGCGCCTTGATCAGTCATTTGCTGCCAGTGATCAAGGACGACCAGCAACGCGCATTGATCGCCGACGCCGCCGAGCAGGCCGAGCGCCATCTGCAACCACTGGTGGACAAATTGCCGGTGCAGGCGATCCACATGGACATCACCGACGACAACGCCGTCTGGCAGCGCGACGCACAGCGCCATTGGCAGTTGCAGGGGGTGATCGATTTCGGCGACCTGATCCGCACCTGGCGCATTACCGATCTGTCGGTGACTTGCGCCGCGTTACTGCATCACGCCGGCGGTGATCCGTTTGTGATTCTGCCGGCGGTTCAGGCTTATCACGCGGTCAATCCTCTGCAATCCGAGGAACTGCAAGCGCTATGGCCGCTGATCGTCGCCCGGGCGGCGGTGCTGGTGCTCAGTGGCGAGCAGCAGGTCAGCATTGATCCCGCCAATACCTACAGCCGCGACAACCTCACCCACGAGTGGGAAATCTTCCGCGTCGCGACATCGGTGCCGCTGGCGCTGATGGAGGCGGCGATTCTTAGTTCGGTCGGTCAGACCTTGCCTGTGATCAACGGCGAAGGATTTGCGCCATTGCTGCCGAGTCTGGTCGGGCGTGAATTTGCGCTGATCGATCTCGGCGTGTTGAGCGCGCATTTCGAGGCGGGCAACTGGGAGCAGGAGGGCATCGACCAGCGGTTGTTGAATGAAGCGGCTGCTGCCCATGGGTTGGCGGCGAGTCGTTATGGCCAATACCGTTTGTCGCGCACTCGGCCAGACAGCGCCGATGAACCGGACACCTTCCCGCTGCACGTCGAATTACGCGTGCCTAATAGCACGCCGGTGGAATCGCCGTTTGCCGGTGTGGTTCATCAGTGCGCAGAGGGTGCACTGCAACTCGATGGCCCCCAGCTCAGCGTGCGTTTGTGGGGCGTGACGCCATCGCTGCACAGTGGCGCGGCGCTGGTCAAAGGTCAGGTGCTGGGTTCGGTCAGCGGGCCGTTGATCGTGCAACTGAGCCGGGGTGCGCAATTGGCTGCGCCGCTGTTCTGCGCGCCGTCCCGTGCGGCTGCGTGGCAGGCACTCTGTCCGTCGCCGGCAGCTTTATTGGGATTGGCCTGTGATGCCGAGCCGGAGCTGGACGCGAAAACCCTGCTGGAACGCCGCGACGCCAGTTTTGCCCGCACGCAAAAACACTATTACGTGGATCCGCCGCGCATCGAGCGCGGCTGGCGCAATCACTTGATCGACATGCTGGGCCGTTCCTACCTCGACATGCTCAACAATGTGGCGGTGCTCGGTCATGGCCATCCACGCATGGCGGCGGTTGCTGCCCGGCAGTGGTCGCTGCTCAACACCAACTCACGGTTTAACTATGCGGCGGTGGCCGAGTTCTCCGAGCGATTGCTGAAGCTGGCGCCGGAAGGCATGGATCGGGTGTTTCTGGTCAACAGCGGCAGCGAGGCCAATGACTTGGCGATTCGCCTGGCGTGGGCCTACAGCGGTGGCCGCGACATGGTCAGCGTGCTGGAGGCCTATCATGGCTGGACGATCGGCGCCGACGCGGTGTCGACCTCGATCGCCGACAACCCGAAAGCCCTTGAAAGCCGTCCGGACTGGGTGCATCCGGTGATCGCGCCGAACATTTATCGTGGCAAATTCCGTGGCCTCGATTCGGCGCCGGATTACGTGCGCAGCGTCGAACACCATCTGGCGAAAATCGCTGAGCACAAGCGTCAACTGGCCGGATTTATCTGCGAGCCGGTGTATGGCAATGCCGGTGGCATCTCATTGCCGCCGGGTTATCTGCAGCAGGTGTACGCGTTGGTCCGCGCGCAGGGTGGCGTGTGTATCGCCGATGAAGTGCAGGTCGGTTACGGGCGCATGGGCCATTTCTTCTGGGGCTTCGAAGAGCAGGGCGTGGTGCCGGACATCATCTGCATGGCCAAGGGCATGGGCAACGGTCAGCCGCTGGGCGCGGTCATCACTCGGCGGGAAATTGCCGAGGCGCTGGAGGCCGAGGGCTATTTCTTCTCGTCGGCGGGCGGCAGTCCGGTGAGCTGCCAGATCGGCATGGCGGTGCTCGACGTGATGGAAGAAGAAAAGCTCTGGGAGAACGCGCAGGTGGTCGGCGGCCACTTCAAGGCACGACTCGAAGCGTTGATCGATAAACATCCGCTGGTGGGCGCGGTGCACGGTTCCGGTTTCTATCTCGGTGTGGAACTGATCCGCAACCGCGACACACTGGAACCGGCGACAGAAGAGACCACATTGCTGTGTGATCGCCTGCGCGAGCTGGGGATCTTCATGCAACCGACCGGCGATGACCTGAACATTCTGAAGATCAAACCGCCGATGGTGACGTCGCAGCGCAGTGTGGATTTCTTTGTCGACATGCTCGACCAGGTTCTGACCGAGGGCCTGTAA
- a CDS encoding sigma-54 dependent transcriptional regulator, translated as MTIDNRIQVVLIDDDPHLRQALGQTLDLAGLKILPLSEAKGLAGQLERDWPGVVVSDIRMPGMDGLELLSELHAQDPELPVLLITGHGDVPLAVQAMRAGAYDFLEKPFASDALLDSVRRALAVRRLVLDNRSLRLALSDRNELSARLVGHSTPMLRLREQIGALAATRADVLILGETGAGKEVVARALHDLSSRRNGPFVAINAGALAESVVESELFGHEPGAFTGAQKRRIGKFEFANGGTLFLDEIESMSMDVQVKLLRMLQERVVERLGGNQLIPLDIRVIAATKEDLRQAADQGRFRADLYYRLNVAPLRIPPLRERGEDALVLFQHYADEASARHGLPPHELQPAQRALLLRHTWPGNVRELQNAAERFALGLELALDNTGTEGGGATVEVIAGGLSEQVENFEKSLIAAELSRSHGSVRSLAEALGIPRKTLHDKLRKHGLNFGDSSHGEENE; from the coding sequence ATGACCATCGACAATCGCATTCAGGTGGTGTTGATCGACGACGATCCGCACCTGCGTCAGGCCCTCGGCCAGACACTGGATCTGGCCGGGCTGAAAATCCTCCCGCTGTCTGAAGCCAAAGGGCTGGCCGGACAACTGGAGCGTGACTGGCCGGGTGTGGTGGTCAGCGATATCCGCATGCCGGGCATGGACGGTCTCGAATTGCTGAGCGAGTTGCACGCCCAGGATCCCGAGCTGCCAGTGCTGCTGATCACCGGCCACGGCGATGTGCCGCTGGCCGTGCAGGCGATGCGTGCCGGGGCTTATGACTTCCTCGAAAAACCGTTCGCCAGCGATGCCCTGCTCGACAGCGTGCGCCGCGCCCTGGCCGTGCGCCGCCTGGTGCTGGACAACCGCAGTCTGCGTCTGGCCCTTAGCGATCGCAATGAACTGAGCGCGCGTCTGGTCGGTCACTCGACACCGATGCTGCGCCTGCGCGAGCAGATTGGCGCGCTGGCGGCGACCAGGGCTGATGTGCTGATCCTCGGCGAAACCGGGGCTGGCAAAGAAGTCGTCGCCCGGGCGCTGCATGATCTTTCGAGCCGCCGCAACGGCCCATTCGTGGCGATCAATGCCGGGGCGCTGGCTGAATCAGTCGTGGAAAGTGAACTGTTCGGTCATGAGCCGGGCGCGTTCACTGGCGCGCAAAAACGTCGGATCGGCAAGTTCGAATTCGCCAATGGCGGCACGTTGTTCCTCGATGAAATCGAAAGCATGAGCATGGATGTGCAGGTGAAGTTGCTGCGCATGCTGCAGGAGCGCGTCGTTGAACGTTTGGGCGGCAATCAGCTGATTCCGCTGGATATCCGCGTGATCGCCGCGACCAAGGAAGACCTGCGCCAGGCTGCTGATCAGGGCCGCTTCCGTGCCGACTTGTATTACCGTCTCAACGTCGCGCCATTACGCATTCCCCCGCTGCGCGAACGTGGCGAAGATGCGCTGGTGCTGTTCCAGCATTACGCCGATGAAGCCAGCGCCCGCCACGGCTTGCCGCCGCACGAACTGCAACCGGCACAACGTGCCCTGCTGCTACGCCACACTTGGCCTGGCAACGTGCGCGAGTTGCAGAACGCGGCAGAACGTTTCGCCCTTGGCCTGGAACTGGCGCTCGATAACACCGGCACCGAAGGTGGTGGCGCGACCGTTGAAGTCATCGCTGGCGGCCTCAGCGAGCAAGTGGAAAACTTCGAGAAGTCGCTGATCGCCGCGGAACTGTCGCGCTCCCACGGCTCGGTACGCAGTCTCGCCGAAGCGCTGGGCATACCGCGCAAGACCCTGCACGACAAACTGCGCAAACACGGCCTCAACTTCGGCGACAGCAGCCATGGGGAGGAGAACGAATGA
- a CDS encoding ATP-binding protein, which yields MKPSLPRRPRWRSLALLALCLAPLLWPLEHLAERYYRSELAGQNRQTLDLYVANLLGTLHRYEVLPQILGDLPALRTVLGAPDDGVTQGNANRLLKNIAAQTGAEVMYLMDTTGKTLAASNWDKHDSFVGRNFSFRPYFSEAMAGRLGRFFGLGTTSAKRGYFFAAAVRNGEKITGVLVIKVDLDHTESLWGKTPEQLLVTDHNGVVILTSRPEWRFRSTRVLSDTERAAITAIQPYPTREPRPLNLSPDAWLTQTHDIAETGWSVSILAPRTLIDRPVRTVVAIGGATLLVVMLLLGLMMQRRRHYLERIAFEAKARRELEGRVAERTSDLEGLNRRLKQEVLEREQAQQELVRAQDDLVQAGKLSALGTMSASISHELNQPLAAIRSYAENAEVLLDHQRTDDARGNLKLISELTGRMASIIAHLRAFARRDRHAPESVALQPALDDALALLAKRRRSMEVELIRDLPAAALWVEAGETRLRQVLGNLLANALDALTEKGPPRKLWLSAESTAEGVNLYIRDNGPGFCMEALGRASEPFYTTKTRTQGLGLGLAICETLMRAFGGELSFANHKQGGALITLRLRAGAPGVSLQPSEDRSA from the coding sequence ATGAAACCATCCCTTCCCCGCAGACCTCGCTGGCGCAGCCTTGCCCTCCTGGCCCTGTGTCTGGCGCCTTTACTGTGGCCGTTGGAGCATCTGGCCGAGCGCTATTACCGCAGCGAACTGGCCGGGCAGAATCGCCAGACCCTCGACCTCTACGTCGCCAACCTGCTGGGCACACTGCACCGCTATGAAGTGTTGCCGCAGATCCTCGGCGACCTGCCGGCCCTGCGCACCGTGCTTGGAGCGCCAGACGATGGTGTTACCCAAGGCAATGCCAACCGTCTGCTGAAAAACATCGCCGCACAGACAGGCGCCGAAGTCATGTATCTGATGGACACCACCGGGAAAACACTCGCGGCGTCGAACTGGGACAAACACGATAGCTTCGTTGGCCGCAATTTCTCCTTCCGCCCGTATTTCAGCGAAGCCATGGCCGGGCGTCTCGGGCGCTTTTTCGGTCTTGGAACAACGTCGGCCAAGCGCGGCTACTTCTTCGCCGCTGCGGTGCGTAATGGTGAAAAGATCACTGGCGTGCTGGTGATCAAAGTCGACCTCGACCACACCGAAAGTCTCTGGGGCAAAACCCCGGAACAACTGCTGGTGACCGACCATAACGGTGTGGTCATCCTCACCTCGCGTCCTGAATGGCGCTTCCGCTCGACCCGCGTCTTGAGCGATACCGAGCGCGCAGCGATCACCGCAATCCAGCCCTATCCAACCCGCGAACCACGTCCGCTGAACCTCAGCCCCGATGCCTGGCTGACGCAAACCCACGACATTGCCGAGACCGGCTGGAGTGTCAGCATCCTCGCCCCACGCACGCTGATCGACCGCCCGGTGCGTACGGTCGTGGCCATCGGCGGCGCCACGCTGTTGGTGGTGATGCTGTTGCTCGGCCTGATGATGCAGCGTCGTCGCCACTATCTGGAACGCATCGCGTTCGAGGCCAAGGCCCGTCGTGAACTGGAAGGCCGCGTCGCCGAACGCACCAGCGATCTCGAAGGCCTCAACCGCCGCTTGAAACAGGAAGTGCTGGAGCGCGAACAGGCACAACAAGAACTGGTTCGTGCTCAGGATGATCTGGTACAGGCTGGCAAGTTGTCAGCGTTGGGAACCATGTCGGCAAGCATCAGCCACGAACTCAATCAGCCGCTCGCGGCCATCCGCAGCTACGCGGAGAACGCCGAAGTGCTGCTCGATCACCAACGTACCGACGACGCGCGCGGCAACCTCAAACTGATCAGCGAACTGACAGGGCGCATGGCCTCGATCATCGCCCACCTGCGTGCGTTCGCCCGCCGCGATCGCCATGCCCCGGAAAGCGTCGCCCTGCAACCGGCGCTGGACGATGCCCTGGCCTTGCTGGCCAAGCGTCGGCGCAGCATGGAAGTCGAGCTGATTCGCGACCTGCCCGCCGCCGCGCTGTGGGTCGAAGCCGGGGAAACCCGCCTGCGTCAGGTACTCGGCAATCTGCTGGCCAACGCCCTCGACGCCCTCACCGAAAAGGGCCCGCCGCGCAAATTGTGGCTGAGTGCCGAATCCACTGCCGAAGGCGTCAATCTGTACATTCGCGACAACGGCCCGGGGTTCTGTATGGAAGCCCTCGGTCGCGCCAGCGAGCCCTTCTACACCACCAAGACCCGTACTCAAGGTCTTGGTCTGGGTTTGGCGATCTGTGAAACCCTGATGCGCGCCTTCGGTGGTGAACTGTCGTTCGCCAACCACAAACAAGGTGGCGCCTTGATCACCCTGCGGCTGCGCGCCGGCGCGCCCGGGGTCAGCCTGCAACCGTCCGAGGATCGAAGTGCATGA
- a CDS encoding YiiD C-terminal domain-containing protein, which yields MNPDTHYLESVLHHDIPLTREMGLKVLDWQARQLSLHLPLEPNVNHKSTMFGGSLYCGAVLAGWGWLHLRLKEEGITDGHIVIQEGQISYPLPVTGDATAICPAPEAAVWKKFLAMYQRYGRARLTLNTRIVNAGSDEDAVTFSGQYVLHR from the coding sequence ATGAACCCGGACACTCACTATCTGGAATCGGTGCTGCATCACGACATCCCTCTGACCCGGGAAATGGGCCTCAAGGTACTCGACTGGCAGGCACGGCAGTTGAGTCTGCATTTGCCTTTAGAGCCCAACGTCAATCACAAAAGCACCATGTTCGGCGGCAGCCTCTATTGCGGCGCGGTGCTGGCGGGTTGGGGCTGGTTGCATTTGCGCTTGAAGGAAGAAGGGATTACCGACGGACACATCGTGATTCAGGAAGGGCAGATCAGTTATCCCCTGCCAGTGACGGGGGATGCGACAGCCATTTGCCCGGCGCCGGAGGCGGCGGTGTGGAAGAAGTTTCTGGCGATGTATCAGCGATATGGACGGGCGCGGTTGACGTTGAATACGCGGATCGTCAATGCGGGCAGTGACGAGGATGCCGTAACGTTTAGCGGGCAGTACGTGTTGCACCGCTAA
- the rfbC gene encoding dTDP-4-dehydrorhamnose 3,5-epimerase, whose product MNVITTDLPGVLIIEPKVFGDERGFFYESFNAKAFQDATGLDTQFVQDNHSRSQKGVLRGLHYQLENTQGKLVRVTVGEVLDVAVDIRRSSPHFGKSVAVRLSAENHRQLWVPEGFAHGFVVLSEFAEFLYKTTNYYDPSSERSIRWDDPALGIDWQLDEAPKLSAKDQAAALLKDADVFS is encoded by the coding sequence ATGAATGTAATCACCACCGATTTGCCCGGTGTTCTGATCATCGAACCCAAGGTGTTCGGTGACGAGCGCGGTTTCTTCTACGAGAGTTTCAACGCCAAGGCGTTCCAGGACGCGACCGGCCTGGATACCCAATTCGTTCAGGACAACCATTCGCGCTCGCAAAAAGGTGTGCTGCGTGGCCTGCATTACCAACTGGAAAACACCCAGGGCAAACTGGTGCGCGTCACTGTCGGTGAAGTGCTAGATGTGGCCGTGGACATTCGTCGCAGCTCGCCGCACTTCGGCAAGTCGGTGGCGGTGCGCCTGTCGGCTGAAAACCATCGTCAGCTGTGGGTACCGGAAGGTTTCGCCCATGGCTTCGTAGTGCTGAGCGAATTCGCTGAGTTCCTCTACAAGACCACCAACTACTACGACCCATCGTCCGAGCGCAGCATTCGCTGGGACGACCCTGCTCTGGGTATCGACTGGCAGTTGGACGAAGCGCCGAAACTCTCGGCGAAGGATCAAGCTGCAGCGTTGCTCAAGGACGCTGACGTCTTTTCCTGA
- the lysM gene encoding peptidoglycan-binding protein LysM: protein MSLLSFVKEAGEKLIDLLTPGNANASEQLKEHISKVGLGNPNVQATVDGDKVTVTGEVASQEEKEKILLAVGNIEGVGSVDDQITVTGPVVAAARFVVVKKGDTLSAISLAVYGNANQYNKIFEANKPMLKDVNKIYPGQTLRIPE, encoded by the coding sequence ATGAGTCTTTTGAGCTTTGTGAAAGAAGCCGGTGAAAAACTGATCGATCTGCTGACCCCGGGCAACGCCAATGCCAGCGAGCAGTTGAAGGAACACATCAGCAAGGTTGGCTTGGGCAATCCGAACGTTCAGGCGACCGTGGACGGCGACAAGGTCACGGTTACCGGTGAGGTGGCGAGCCAGGAGGAGAAAGAGAAAATTCTGCTGGCGGTGGGCAACATTGAAGGTGTGGGCAGCGTTGATGATCAGATCACGGTGACCGGGCCGGTGGTGGCCGCGGCACGGTTTGTCGTGGTGAAAAAAGGCGACACCCTCAGCGCAATTTCTCTGGCTGTGTATGGCAACGCCAACCAGTACAACAAGATCTTTGAGGCCAACAAACCGATGCTCAAGGATGTGAACAAAATCTACCCAGGGCAGACACTGCGTATTCCTGAGTAA
- the cysQ gene encoding 3'(2'),5'-bisphosphate nucleotidase CysQ: MNFPHPLMAPVIELALLAGEAILPFWRAGVEVTAKSDDSPVTAADLAAHHLIVAGLIALDSSIPVLSEEDANIPQSVRAGWQRWWLVDPLDGTKEFISGSEEFTVNIALIENGRVVFGVVSMPTNGRYYVGGAGLGAWRCDKDGTPVAIQVRDVPAPGEAFTVVASRRHSSPEQERLLAGLSASLGELQLANIGSSLKFCLLAEGAADCYPRLAPTSQWDTAAAQGVLEGAGGEVLDLRGDAFCYPARESLLNEFFLALPAKAAWRARLLELARG, encoded by the coding sequence ATGAATTTCCCGCACCCGTTGATGGCACCGGTGATTGAGCTGGCCTTGCTGGCCGGCGAGGCGATTTTGCCATTCTGGCGCGCCGGGGTTGAGGTGACTGCCAAGTCCGATGATTCGCCGGTGACCGCTGCCGATCTGGCCGCGCACCACCTGATCGTGGCCGGGTTGATTGCGCTGGATTCGAGCATTCCGGTGCTGTCCGAAGAGGACGCCAATATCCCGCAAAGCGTGCGCGCCGGCTGGCAGCGCTGGTGGCTGGTGGATCCGCTGGACGGCACCAAGGAGTTCATCAGTGGCAGTGAGGAGTTCACCGTCAACATCGCCCTGATCGAAAACGGCCGAGTGGTTTTTGGTGTGGTGTCGATGCCGACCAACGGTCGTTATTACGTGGGTGGTGCCGGGCTCGGTGCCTGGCGCTGTGACAAGGATGGTACGCCGGTTGCGATTCAGGTGCGTGATGTGCCTGCGCCAGGTGAAGCGTTCACCGTGGTTGCAAGCCGTCGGCATTCAAGTCCTGAGCAGGAGCGTTTGCTGGCCGGGTTGAGTGCGAGTCTTGGTGAGCTGCAATTGGCCAATATCGGCAGTTCGTTGAAGTTCTGCCTGCTGGCTGAAGGTGCGGCGGATTGCTATCCGCGACTGGCGCCAACGTCGCAGTGGGACACGGCTGCGGCGCAAGGTGTGCTGGAAGGGGCGGGCGGTGAAGTGTTGGATCTGCGCGGTGACGCGTTCTGTTATCCGGCGCGGGAATCGCTGCTGAATGAATTCTTTTTGGCGTTGCCGGCGAAGGCGGCTTGGCGGGCGAGGTTGTTGGAGTTGGCCCGAGGTTAA